One genomic region from Metallosphaera tengchongensis encodes:
- a CDS encoding APC family permease, whose product MTQESVPRLKRGVVGTLEAIAQEIAAMAPACDTVAFMTSAAAFAFVLLPLAFLLAMVVMYLEVNTLYHLAKRHASAGGYYGYVATAFGPKAAIVVGLIYPLYQIVSTAAIPIYVAGVLLPGILNYFWGIQLPGWIWIPFIAIFVLAPIGLAMVGIRPQMKYIRYAAITELIFLAITSLIIILKAPDNTFQVFNPLAWGNIYGSQFKSLGGPFAALGLGMIFGITSFIGYGGSAPLGEEAKRTRDIRKALVMGVLVVGVVLTEVAYSLTVGWGVNNMVSFATNGIPGIIVYTEYMGIIGGLLLALFAFNSAFSDSVAMQSNAGRVYFAMARDGVIPKFFSYVSKRFITPTKSLAFVGITSTVIAIATGFVVGYFSGLTPVQMFTLSATSNEVVNALENAFDYLTTIALVGLVIAHVMMNTSVTVLFRRLKEVHRGLNVIAHPIQHYVLPTVATLIFAFVLYESVYPPVFPVTQAVITGFAFLAFSVLYTIWIAKKRPHIMNKVGTRINLVREEQLEGNTKKDSGE is encoded by the coding sequence GACATCAGCCGCCGCCTTCGCCTTTGTGCTCCTCCCCTTGGCGTTCCTTTTGGCCATGGTCGTAATGTACCTTGAAGTAAACACTCTATATCATTTGGCGAAGAGACATGCTAGCGCGGGAGGCTATTACGGGTACGTAGCTACAGCCTTCGGTCCTAAAGCGGCAATAGTGGTAGGGCTAATATACCCACTTTACCAAATTGTAAGCACTGCAGCAATACCAATTTATGTTGCTGGTGTACTTCTCCCTGGGATACTTAACTACTTTTGGGGGATTCAGTTACCAGGTTGGATATGGATTCCCTTCATTGCCATCTTTGTGCTGGCGCCAATAGGTCTGGCCATGGTCGGAATAAGACCCCAGATGAAGTATATAAGGTATGCAGCAATAACAGAACTGATTTTCTTGGCAATAACGAGTCTGATAATAATCCTAAAAGCACCAGACAACACTTTCCAGGTCTTTAATCCTTTAGCTTGGGGTAACATTTACGGCTCCCAGTTCAAGTCCCTTGGTGGGCCCTTTGCAGCCCTTGGGCTGGGGATGATATTTGGAATAACCAGCTTCATTGGATATGGCGGTTCAGCACCATTGGGGGAGGAGGCCAAAAGAACTAGGGACATAAGGAAAGCATTAGTCATGGGCGTGCTAGTGGTAGGTGTGGTACTCACTGAGGTAGCATATTCGTTGACAGTGGGATGGGGAGTCAACAACATGGTAAGTTTCGCGACTAATGGCATCCCAGGTATCATAGTATACACTGAGTATATGGGGATCATAGGTGGACTCCTGCTCGCGCTTTTCGCCTTCAACTCTGCTTTCTCCGATAGTGTAGCAATGCAATCCAACGCCGGGAGGGTTTACTTTGCCATGGCTAGAGACGGTGTAATACCAAAGTTCTTCTCGTACGTGAGCAAGAGATTCATCACTCCGACTAAATCCTTAGCTTTCGTAGGCATAACGTCCACAGTAATAGCAATCGCAACAGGTTTCGTTGTAGGTTACTTCTCTGGACTGACTCCAGTACAAATGTTTACACTGAGTGCGACTTCCAATGAAGTAGTCAACGCGTTGGAGAACGCGTTCGACTATTTGACGACAATTGCCTTGGTCGGGCTGGTAATAGCCCACGTGATGATGAATACCTCAGTCACCGTACTTTTTAGAAGGTTAAAGGAGGTACATAGAGGTCTTAACGTTATAGCCCACCCAATACAGCACTACGTACTCCCGACCGTAGCTACCTTGATCTTCGCCTTCGTGCTCTACGAGAGTGTTTACCCTCCAGTTTTCCCAGTAACTCAGGCTGTAATTACAGGTTTCGCCTTCTTAGCTTTCTCAGTCCTCTACACCATTTGGATAGCTAAGAAGAGGCCTCATATCATGAATAAAGTTGGAACTAGAATAAACCTGGTCAGAGAGGAACAGCTTGAGGGGAATACTAAAAAGGACTCAGGGGAGTAA
- a CDS encoding arsenate reductase (azurin) small subunit, whose product MSKDKDKGSVDPNRRAVVIGGAAAVAGVAAGIVIGGEAFPRLLKQTVIEKQPEVVTKTVTQTVTQQVPVQQTYVKQMIANYNSLSVGQPMTTTYMGYPITVVRTGVKSVGGVGPNGDVVAFSNVCVHMGGPVQYDPKTNCGVCPYHYSQYDFTRGGIQVMGHPNQYLPQVILEYDSTTGNIYALGFNRLLYGVYDNIGQASTSSSS is encoded by the coding sequence ATGAGCAAGGACAAAGACAAGGGGTCGGTGGATCCGAACAGGAGGGCAGTTGTTATAGGTGGAGCCGCGGCTGTGGCAGGTGTTGCCGCGGGTATAGTTATAGGTGGAGAGGCATTCCCTAGACTTTTGAAACAAACAGTAATTGAGAAGCAACCTGAAGTTGTCACCAAGACAGTTACCCAGACGGTTACCCAACAAGTCCCTGTACAACAGACCTACGTTAAGCAGATGATAGCCAACTACAACTCCCTATCAGTGGGTCAGCCAATGACTACCACATACATGGGTTACCCAATAACGGTAGTCAGGACTGGAGTTAAATCCGTTGGAGGAGTTGGACCCAACGGTGACGTGGTGGCCTTCAGTAACGTGTGTGTACACATGGGTGGTCCTGTTCAGTATGACCCTAAGACCAACTGCGGAGTATGCCCGTACCACTACTCTCAATATGACTTCACCAGAGGAGGGATCCAGGTCATGGGTCACCCCAACCAGTACTTACCACAAGTAATATTGGAATATGACAGCACTACCGGGAACATCTATGCGCTAGGGTTCAATAGGTTACTGTACGGAGTTTACGACAACATAGGTCAGGCTTCAACATCATCGTCATCATAA